GGGGTTCTTCCTTGACAGCTCTCTCTATGAGTAGCAATATATGGTTCTCCGGAAAACGTACGTAGTACTTACGTTTTTGTGAGCTCGACGGGCTGGGAGCTAGGCAACAGCCCATCGAAAACTCGCCCATCAGTAGACTTTTTCCGTTCCCCTCTAGACCaaccaactctctctctctctctctccacgcgGCAGATCGAGACGTTCACGTGGCAGAACCATGCGATAATGACGCATGTTCCTTTGTACTCGTGTATAAAGCTAGAGGAGCTGGACGTAACGCGTGTATATACGTACATGAGATGTGTGGATCTCTGCATCCAACTAGTTATAGCTAGCTGCAGGGACAAACCGTACGTACGTACTGCTGTGCGCACGATTTCGCGATTTTTGTCTGGTTCATCGCGAtcatatacacacacacatcgtACCTACACGCGCTCAGAGCCAGAGGAAACCGAGTAAACATATACTCCCTCTCTTCTTTTAAAATCGTTGTCCTAGATTTATCTAaataatgaatgtatctagtcacaatTTAATATTTTGATGATACATTTATTTTTAAACAAATCTAAAACAAAAAATTTTAAGACTCAAGGAATATTTTGTTGGAGAGAACTAGACTATCTAGTTCTCtccaacaacaaatattatgaTACAGAAGAAATAAGATGGATCCTGCTTCTTGTATACAAATAAAAATACCATAAGAATGCTCGTCGTAATGTCCTGACGCTTTATTCATGCTGACAACAAAGACGGGTTATGTGCCCGTCCAgctagagcaactccaacagttTCAATGAACCTTTATGATCTTCTCGAATCTTCTTGATAGGCTAGTAACCGTCTGAAATTTTTGCGCGAGTCCCACCGGAACGTCGCACCGCCGACGCATTGCTTTCCGTCCCTCATGCCACTACCATCGTTTGCCGCCCCTTGTCGGCAGCCACCACGCGCCTCGGTCGACCCTCTACCGGCAAAATAACCGCCTTAGGCCACAGCTCGCCTACTGCTGTGATGCATGTGTCACTGACTGGTGGGCCCTAGGCCATTTAGCTAGTTttgtttaataaaaataaaagtaaaatagATTTAGCGGAAGAAGTTTTATGGAAATTGGCAAAAGTTGCTTCTAGATAACTTTCCCTAGATATTATGGGAAGTTTAAAAGACTGGTATTATGGGTATATTTTTAGGGAAACTGTTGAAGATTCTCTAAGAATACatgatatatactccctccgttcctaaatataagtcttttagaagatttcactagaagtctacatacaaagcaaaatgaatgaatctacactctaaaatatgtctatatagatCCGTATGTAGttactagtggaatctctagaaagacttatatttaagaacggagggagtatacctGTAGGCGAAAAGCGAAGTTTGATGAGTGCATGCATCACGTGACAACTAAATTATTAATCTGGCCTTGTCTACAATAATGGACTGTGCATGTACTTATGAAACTTGGACTAATTAACTAATCATGCATGACGTATGCTACAATCGTACACGTTTACTGAATTTTGCACATGACTCACCTGGGGCGCATGCATAGTCCAACAGCACACACCACTCACTCGGTGTAGGATGGATCGACGCAGCTGCAGCCCCTCGCATCCCCCTCTCTATAAATCTAGAGGACATGCCTGCATTGCTCATATCCAAAGACAAGGCAGCAGCAGCTACTTGTTCATCTCGTATCACCCAGGCCACGTCTAGCCAGTTAGCCTACTTAGTCGATCAGTAACAAGGCAGCAGCAGTCATCCGGTGTTAATTAAGCAACCGATGGCTGCTGCGCatgtcttcttctccttctccgttCAGCCACTACACCATTCAGCTTCACCGGTGGCCGGCAATGGTGGCCGGAGCGGACGCAACCGTGCCTTCTTCCGCCCGTCAACAGTGATTTGTCCCGGGCGGGAGCCTGCGTCACATGAGCTGTCCGATGATTTTGACttccaggtatatatatatggtTATCGCCCGTAGATGCAAATTAGCATGCGTGTTTATGTCGTCGTTTCTAATTAGAGTATTACACAAGGGATCGAGCTCAAACCTATCAGAGCTATAATGTTGAGCCTAATACAAGCATGTCGTCATAAGCTGTGACCTTCCAGTAAAAGGAAAGAAACGACTTGGTCCTACGAGGAACTAGGAACCAGATTATCCCATTAAATTTGGAAAGATGTTTATAAAATGTATAAACAAACGTTATTATGAATGTACTTTtaatggtaaataaaaatattgcTATGTACTATCAACCGAAACCCTATATTAATAATCAAAGTTCTGTAAACTTTGTATATATTCTTTTGAAGAAGAAGTTTGATGTCTCTGTGCAACATACCAGGAAAGCCTAAGGAATGTTCAAGCATTGCTGCATCACCATCTGACAAGTAGACGAGGTTTATTGACCACTGTTGATCACCTCAAGCGCCTCTGCATCGACCACTATTTTCAAGACGAGATCGACACCATCATGGGCTCGTGTACAGACCTCATCCATAGTGATGATCTGCTTGACGCAACCCTTTCCCTGAGGCTGATGCGGGAAGCTGGATATTATGTTTCAGCAGGTCAGTAAAATACAACTTTAGTGCCTCGAGAGAGATAAACAAACAAGTTTGGGAAGCTTGAGTGCAATTTGGTCTATGAAATGAGTTTTAAGCGATGAGTTTGCTGAAAAATATCTTAGAGTAGCCAAGTCTAACCTAAGGTTTAATGTTTCCTTCTGGAGTGTATAAGCACCTCGTTGGAGACGTATTGTACTCATTATTTATGACATGTGCCTAAGACCCCTTCTCAACAACTTGGCAGACGATGTCCTTCGGAAGTTCAGAAATGATAATGGTGAATTCAACATTGGGCTCAGCAAAGACATTAGAGGGTTGCTCAGCTTGCAAGACATGTCACACCTCAATGTGGGAGAATCATCACTCTACAAGGCAAATGAATTCTCAAGCAAGCATCTTAGATTCGCAATTAAATACTTGGAGCCGAACCTTGGAAGATATGTGAGGCGCTCACTTGACCACCCCTATCATGTGAGCCTGATGCAATACAAGGCAAGGCACCATCTAAGCTACCTCCAGACCATGCCCACCAGGAACATGGCAATTGAGAACTTGGCACTTGCAGAGTTTACGACTAAGAAGTTGCAGCATCAGTGGGAAATGCAAGAGGTTAAGAGGTATAAATATAATAAACTACTGGCCCCCAATGATTAATTTTGTAAAAGGTGGAAAATATGTGCATTCTCATGATAAGAGGGAAACACTAGATCTCTTGGCCAAATTTGATAAATGAACATTTTTTATTACTCACGTATTGCCACAATTAAAAGAATGGTAGTTGTAACTATATGAAAATTCCTTTTCACACAGATGGTGGATGGATCTAGGATTGGCTCAAGAAATACCGGCCGCAAGGGACCAAGTTCTTAAGTGGTACATGTGGTCCATGACCGTCCTCGAGGGCATCTCCTTCTCTAGATATCGGATTGAGATCACAAAGGTCATATCCATGGTCTATATTGTGGATGACATCTTTGATCTTGTCGCCACACAAGAGGAGCTTTCCCTCTTTAATGAGGCGATCAAAATGTGAGCATTATTGTTTCCATAATATATATGGTTAATACGATTAGGGAAGCAATATAGTTGCCTTCTTTGTAAGGAAATGACGTATTAAATATGTCCAATCAGATCTTCAAACTTCTTTAACACCGACATATAATATATGCAGATGTTCTAATATTGGTTTGAATTAAATATTGTGTCTTTATGAGTAATGTTATTAATATTAATTGTAtattcaaacaaaaagaaaaaatgtTTCATATTAGAGATTGTTTATGTCCAAAATGGCATCTACTTTGCTAATGGAATACAAACTCAAGGATTACTTAACCTTCAGACATTATACATGATAGAAACATGTTGTTTTTATCAAAATATCACAAACAAATTACACATTGTTCACAGGTGGGATCTTGCAGCTGTTGATTCACTCCCGAGCTACATGATATCATGTTACAAGGCCATTTACACAATCACAAGTGATATCGCCGATATGGTCAGAAAAGAGCTTGGAGTGAACCCTATCAATCATCTCAAGAAAGCGGTATGTCTACCGGGATGGTTGTTGATTTCTCTTTAATTAGATTTTTCCTAAGTAACTAAATATAACAATGGTACCACCTCAAATATTGATGTCAACTATATATCTAATTTTGTGAGTAATCTCTTCTAAGTAAGGTTCTCTGATGTTCCTATCTTCCGTCCATCATCTCCATTCCCATGTCACCTCCACCGTTTCTTGTTTTACGAATTTTCCCAAACCGACTTTCCTTGAATCGTCCCAACTATCCCACATTTTAATGGCTTATCATATAAAATAACATTATTTTCTTTGGCAGGCCAATAAGTAATAAGTATTGATTCAGTTATCAGCTAaagtttctttttattttgtaaTCAACTTACACTAAAACGGTATGTAAATCACGATGATTACATACAAAATATATGTGCCCCTATTGCAACACATGTGCAATTACCTAGTTGTATTTACAAAATTAATAGAAcgtaaaataacagtggaagaattaaacTTACCTGCTTGAATTTTTCCTTCTTACAGTGGGCAACTTTGTTTGATGGATTCATGATCGAGGGAAAATGGTTATCTACTGATCAGATCCCTACATCCGAGGACTATCTAAGAAACGGGATTATCACTTCAGGAGCTCCACTTTTATTCATGCATCTTTTCTTCATGTTGGGACATGAATTAAACGAGGGCAAGAATGACGACATCCATCGAGTCATCTCCTACCCTGCAAAGATCATGAGGCTTTGGGACGACATGGGTAGTGCAAAGGTATGAACACACCagaaactttatcacatatgaattTAGGATTAGCACTATGATAAATTCAGTCAGTTCGTAGCATGGTGGGTCAACATCCATGTCAATATTGACAAAATAAGACATAATCTAACATTTTTGTTATTTGTCTCATGCAGGATGAATCGCAAAATGGGCTAGATGGATCATACAAGGAGTTGTACCAAAGAGAAAATCCTCGTGGTGACGCGAAGAAGCACATGCTGGAGATGATCGGAAGTGAATGGGAAGGTCTTAACAGGGTATGCTTCTGTGGGACAAAGTCAACACTATCGCATAGCTTCATCACAGCATCACTAAACTTTGCGAGGATGGTCCGCGTCATGTATGGCCACGACAACGAGCAGAAGCTCCCCGTCCTTCAGGACTATACAAGGATGCTGCTCTTCTAAATCATGCATTCTATCATATAATATTGTATATAAAATGGAGTGTATTAGTTTTTGGTAGGGTTCTCACGTACGATGTTGATTTACATCGTGCGCAATTAGCATATGTGCTTCACCTGATAAGATGATAAACATACATGGAAAAAAGTCAGGAATTGCCTGCTGCTCCATGCAATGTTCCAATGTatgatgagatgcatatgaattgaTAAGACCGGAAAATATTTTGTGTATGAAATTGTGAATGTATGACAAGATCGTTAGGTTGTACAAGTTAATACGATATGCTGATCTCTTACATGTAGTTCTAGCAATGGTCTGTGTACACAAGAAGGCAGACGGGTAAACATGAAAACAAAAACTAGGAAGGACACCAATCTTATAAGGGCAAAGCAAAAAAGACCCGTTCAATATCGGCAACGCATTACTGGACCGCAGGGGGGGAGGGATATCTACCACGCACGTCCAATGCCCCATCCGCCCATATGCCGTCATTAAGCAGGCTCGCCGTCCGAGAAACCAACTCCAGCACCGCGCATTGATGCACCTGGACACCTTGCCTCACCGGAATCCGTTATTTAAAGGCGGCAACAGCCGGctaacacacagacacacactacACAAGCCATTCCACATCCTCCGCCCTTGCACCACATTTATGTTGGggttcgtagtaatttcaaaaatttcctacgccatacaaggatctatctatgaagaaaccaacaacgagagaggttgtagagcatcttcatacctttgaagatcgctaagcggaagcgttactatgaacgcggttgatggagttgtactcgcagagattcagatcgcggtgtattccgatctatgtgccgaactacggcgcctccgtgttcaacacacgtgtagccggatgacgtctccaacaccttgaaccggcaaggaggaaggagaggttgagggagagaactccagcagcacgacggcgtggtggcggtggatctacgtggttctccggcagagcttcgctaagctatgcggaggatgaggaaagagagaggaagggctgcaccgagagagagtttTCGTGTCTCGAATCAGCCCCAAAGcgtgggtatttataggagggagggagagagggtgcgcacccctagggttccctccctaggggtggcggaagccctagatggccagggagggccggcggccaaggtggagaggagggcggcgacctaggtgggccttgggcccctctgcgcctagggtttgccccctccacctctccttgcgTCTCGGGCTGAGAGgggagggcgcaccagcccactttgggctggtccccttccaccttttggtccatgaagcctcttggggctggtagcccctccaggtggacccccggaaccctttcggtggtcccggtacgttaccggtgacgcccgaaacacttccggtgtccgaaacctcacatcctatatatcaatatttaccttcggaccattccggagctcctcgtgatgtccgggatctcatccgggactccgaacaaccatcggtaaccacgtacactatttccctataaccctagcgtcatcgaaccttaagtgtgtagaccctacgggctcgggagtcatgcagacatgacagagacatctctccggctaataaccaacaacgggctctggatatccatgttgattcccacatgttccacgatgatctcatcggatgaaccacgatgtcaaggattcaatcaatgccgtatgcaattccctttgcctACCGTAtgatacttgcgtgagattcgatcgtcggtatccttataccttgttcaatctcgttaccggcaagtctctttactcgttctgtaacacatcatcccgtgactaactctttagccacactgagatcaatatgatgatggattaccgagtgggcccagagatacctctccgtcacacggagtgacaaatcccggtctcgattcgtacaacccaacaaacactttcggagatacccgtagtgcacctttataatcacccagttacgttgtgacgtttggtacaaccaaagcactcctacggcatccgggagttgcacaatctcacggtctaagaaaatgatacttgacattagaaaagatttagcagacgaacaacacgatctagtgttatgcttaggattgggtcttgtccatcacatcattccccaatgatgtgctcccgttatcaatgacatccaatgtccatgatcaagaaaccatgatcatctattgatcaacgagctagtcaactagaggctcactagggacacattgtgatctatatattcacacatgtattacggtttctggttaatacaattatagcatgaataatagacaattatcatgaactggaaatataataataacaactttattattgcctctaggacatattcccaacagtctcccacttgcactagagtcaataatctagttacattgtgatgaatcgaacacccatagagttctggtgttgatcatgcttttcccgtggaagaggtttagtcaacgggtcagggacattcagatctatgtactttacaaatatctatatctccatcccggATATATCTAGGATTGGAGTTGAAgcagcgcttgatgtgcttggtcttcttgtgaaacctgggctcctttgcaatatcaatagctccagtgttgtcaaagAACAGAGTCATCCGGCCCGATGCACTAGAAATcactccaaggttggtgatgaactccttcatccagactccttcctatgcttcttcagaagcagctatgtactccgcttcacatgtagatgccgccacgacgctttacttgcaactgcaccaactaactgccccattattcaaaacatacacgtatccggtttgtgacttggagttatccgaatctgtgtcgaatctagcatcgacgtaaccctttacgacgagttcttcgacacctccataaacgagaaacatagctttagtccttttcaggtactgttGTCcatcaacatgatttccatgacagggttgtcgtaccattctggtgcggaacgtacccttgtcgatcTTTGTGGTTCAATAGCGGCTTGAtctgaagtgtcatgatcatcatcattaacttcttctctagccgttTCACGCGCCtcaaaaacattttcttgcgctgtgttactttccggttcgagaggaggtacaactacctcatcaagttctatcttcctcccacttacttctttcgagagaaacgctttctctagaaaggattagttcttagcaacaaagatcttgccttcaggtctaagatagaaggtttacccaatagtttccttagggtatcctatgaagacgcatttttccgctttgggttcgagcttctcttgttgaagtttcttcacataagcatcgcagccccaaactttaagaaacgatagcttaggtttcttgccaaaccataattcatacggtgtcgtctcaacggatttagacggtgccctatttaaagtgaatgcaacagttaccaatgcatatccccaaaatgatagtggaaaaatggtaagagacatcatagattgcaccatatccaataaagtgcgattacgacgttcaggcacaccgttgcgttgcggtgtgcaggCGGCGTGGGTTgtcaaacaattccacatttccttaggtgtgtgccagactcacgactcaaatattctcctccacgatcatattttaggaactttattttcttgtcgcgttgattctccacctcactctgaatttccttgaacttttcaaaggtttcatacttgtgcttcattaagtaaacatACCCATatttacttaaatcatcagtgagggtgagaaataatgatagccaccgcgagcttcaacgctcattggaccgcatacatcg
This genomic stretch from Hordeum vulgare subsp. vulgare chromosome 6H, MorexV3_pseudomolecules_assembly, whole genome shotgun sequence harbors:
- the LOC123403062 gene encoding S-(+)-linalool synthase, chloroplastic-like translates to MAAAHVFFSFSVQPLHHSASPVAGNGGRSGRNRAFFRPSTVICPGREPASHELSDDFDFQESLRNVQALLHHHLTSRRGLLTTVDHLKRLCIDHYFQDEIDTIMGSCTDLIHSDDLLDATLSLRLMREAGYYVSADDVLRKFRNDNGEFNIGLSKDIRGLLSLQDMSHLNVGESSLYKANEFSSKHLRFAIKYLEPNLGRYVRRSLDHPYHVSLMQYKARHHLSYLQTMPTRNMAIENLALAEFTTKKLQHQWEMQEVKRWWMDLGLAQEIPAARDQVLKWYMWSMTVLEGISFSRYRIEITKVISMVYIVDDIFDLVATQEELSLFNEAIKMWDLAAVDSLPSYMISCYKAIYTITSDIADMVRKELGVNPINHLKKAWATLFDGFMIEGKWLSTDQIPTSEDYLRNGIITSGAPLLFMHLFFMLGHELNEGKNDDIHRVISYPAKIMRLWDDMGSAKDESQNGLDGSYKELYQRENPRGDAKKHMLEMIGSEWEGLNRVCFCGTKSTLSHSFITASLNFARMVRVMYGHDNEQKLPVLQDYTRMLLF